A stretch of Bacillus pseudomycoides DNA encodes these proteins:
- a CDS encoding 4'-phosphopantetheinyl transferase superfamily protein: MMEIYIVKIPIKIENRLFQQLLECVSNEKREKIESFHRKEDAYRGLIADLLVRSLVMRKYNILNKEIEFQTNFYGKPCLYGFSNFEFNISHSGDWIVCAVDKFSIGVDVEMIKPIEFDIAKSFCTVAEYDELLSIDSLKQLDYFYDLWTIKESYVKAIGKGLTIPLNSFLVKRHNSNHIEIIKNNKKTPYFIRQYDIDDQYKLSVCAMHNSFPAYPQPINFVSIAQEILDKNVLF; encoded by the coding sequence ATGATGGAAATATATATTGTGAAAATCCCTATAAAAATAGAAAATAGATTATTTCAACAATTATTAGAGTGTGTTTCTAATGAAAAGCGAGAGAAGATTGAAAGTTTCCATAGGAAAGAAGATGCTTATAGAGGACTTATTGCCGATCTTCTTGTTAGAAGTTTGGTTATGCGAAAATATAACATTTTAAATAAGGAAATTGAATTTCAAACTAATTTTTATGGAAAGCCTTGTTTATATGGTTTTTCTAATTTTGAATTTAATATTTCTCATTCAGGTGATTGGATTGTTTGTGCTGTTGATAAATTTTCGATTGGTGTAGATGTTGAAATGATAAAACCAATTGAATTTGATATAGCAAAAAGCTTTTGTACAGTAGCGGAATATGATGAGTTGCTTTCTATAGATTCGCTAAAGCAACTAGATTATTTTTATGATCTTTGGACTATAAAAGAAAGTTATGTAAAAGCAATAGGGAAAGGATTAACAATTCCTCTGAATTCTTTTTTAGTTAAAAGACACAACTCGAACCATATTGAAATAATAAAAAATAATAAAAAAACCCCGTATTTTATTAGACAATATGATATTGATGATCAGTATAAGCTATCAGTATGTGCGATGCATAATAGCTTTCCTGCTTATCCTCAACCTATTAACTTTGTTAGTATAGCGCAAGAAATATTAGATAAAAATGTATTATTTTAA
- a CDS encoding DUF3934 family protein, with protein MSKTKAKAKKGTGQGTGSKGWNRWQSSAKKKKNAKPYKSKGTKK; from the coding sequence ATGAGTAAAACGAAAGCAAAAGCTAAGAAAGGTACCGGTCAAGGAACAGGGAGTAAGGGCTGGAACCGTTGGCAATCTAGCGCTAAGAAAAAGAAAAATGCGAAACCTTATAAAAGTAAAGGTACAAAAAAATAA
- a CDS encoding MFS transporter, with the protein MDAQTITAGKSTENPNTLSLFKNKNFLLAWISNIFTGIASAVYLLSESWYVVKHLNLGASLGLVLMMTAIPRFLLMPFGGVLADRIQKKHIMFFSDATRSLLLVLMIICLVYESLSFTAMLIFALIFGILEAFYWPAASSIIPTIVHETQLAQANSIIQITQQVCSLGGPMIAGIFLTLGSFHMLFAVIAILLFFGAFLVLFLQRSNTVTENTLEESPSFLQEWNEGFSFVKNSSFITALLVTVTLGGFFLTGPLSVTIPLLATSVLKGNALTLSFLETSISVGMFLGALVVAGIKLKKKRALIATSSLAFCGIFVLLLGLTNQLILIMLLLGLIGIVVTFSNIFFITLLQEKTPVDKLGRVMSLVTAATTGLLPISYAVITLLLNSGTPFSLLLFIFGGIVTLFCCCLIIFVKVVRTTD; encoded by the coding sequence ATGGATGCACAAACAATTACAGCGGGCAAATCTACTGAAAATCCCAATACATTATCATTATTTAAAAATAAAAACTTTTTATTAGCATGGATTTCTAATATATTTACAGGAATCGCTTCCGCTGTTTATTTATTATCAGAGTCTTGGTACGTTGTAAAACACTTAAATTTAGGGGCTTCCTTAGGTCTTGTGTTAATGATGACAGCTATCCCTCGATTTCTATTGATGCCTTTCGGAGGAGTATTAGCAGATCGTATACAAAAAAAGCATATTATGTTCTTTTCAGATGCTACCCGTAGCCTCTTATTAGTTCTTATGATTATATGTCTTGTATACGAATCACTTTCTTTTACAGCAATGTTAATTTTCGCATTAATATTTGGTATATTAGAAGCCTTTTACTGGCCAGCTGCATCATCAATTATTCCAACAATCGTCCACGAAACACAACTAGCTCAAGCAAATTCAATTATTCAAATTACACAACAAGTCTGTTCTCTTGGTGGACCAATGATTGCAGGAATTTTTTTAACTTTAGGTTCATTTCACATGTTATTTGCAGTAATAGCCATTTTATTATTTTTTGGTGCGTTCCTAGTATTATTTCTTCAAAGATCCAATACAGTTACAGAAAACACCTTAGAAGAAAGCCCTTCTTTTCTCCAAGAATGGAATGAAGGTTTTTCCTTTGTGAAAAATAGTAGCTTTATTACAGCTTTACTTGTAACGGTTACATTGGGAGGATTTTTTTTAACAGGCCCTTTATCTGTAACTATTCCATTACTTGCAACATCCGTTCTAAAAGGAAATGCATTAACACTTAGCTTCTTAGAAACTTCTATATCTGTTGGAATGTTTCTTGGAGCACTCGTTGTAGCTGGAATTAAACTCAAGAAAAAAAGAGCATTAATTGCTACAAGCAGCTTAGCTTTCTGTGGAATATTTGTATTATTACTAGGACTCACCAATCAATTAATACTGATTATGCTATTACTCGGGTTAATTGGGATAGTTGTAACTTTTAGCAATATATTTTTCATTACTTTACTTCAAGAAAAAACACCTGTCGATAAACTCGGACGAGTAATGAGTCTTGTCACAGCTGCGACTACTGGATTGCTTCCAATATCTTATGCAGTAATAACACTCCTTTTAAACAGTGGAACTCCATTTTCTTTACTTTTATTTATATTTGGAGGAATTGTCACTCTATTCTGTTGCTGTCTTATTATCTTTGTAAAAGTCGTACGCACCACTGATTAA
- the asnA gene encoding aspartate--ammonia ligase: MYQSLMTVRETQIAIKEVKTFFEDQLAKRLELFRVSAPLFVTKKSGLNDHLNGVERPIEFDMLHSGEELEIVHSLAKWKRFALHEYGYEAGEGLYTNMNAIRRDEELDATHSIYVDQWDWEKIVQKEWRTVDYLQETVRTIYGIFKDLEDHLFEKYPFLGKYLPEDIVFITSQELEDKYPELTPKDREHAIAKEHGAVFIIGIGDALRSGEKHDGRASDYDDWKLNGDILFWHPVLQCSFELSSMGIRVDSKSLDEQLTKTGEDFKRNYDFHKGILEDVLPLTIGGGIGQSRMCMYFLRKAHIGEVQTSVWPDDMREACKKENIHLF; this comes from the coding sequence ATGTATCAATCATTAATGACAGTAAGAGAGACACAAATCGCAATTAAGGAAGTTAAAACATTTTTCGAGGATCAATTAGCAAAACGTCTTGAACTATTCCGCGTATCTGCACCCTTATTCGTAACGAAAAAATCAGGTTTAAACGATCACTTAAACGGTGTAGAACGTCCAATTGAATTTGATATGCTTCATTCAGGAGAAGAATTAGAAATTGTTCACTCGCTAGCGAAATGGAAACGATTTGCATTACATGAATATGGCTACGAAGCTGGTGAAGGTTTATATACAAACATGAACGCGATTCGCCGTGATGAGGAACTTGATGCAACGCATTCAATTTACGTTGATCAATGGGATTGGGAAAAAATTGTCCAAAAAGAATGGCGTACAGTAGATTACTTACAAGAAACAGTACGAACAATTTATGGAATATTCAAAGATTTAGAAGATCATTTATTTGAAAAATACCCGTTCCTTGGTAAATATTTACCAGAAGATATCGTGTTTATTACCTCTCAAGAATTAGAAGATAAATATCCAGAGTTAACGCCGAAGGATCGTGAGCATGCAATTGCGAAAGAGCACGGTGCAGTCTTTATTATTGGAATTGGTGATGCGCTTCGCTCAGGTGAAAAACACGATGGACGCGCATCTGATTATGACGATTGGAAATTAAACGGTGACATCTTATTCTGGCATCCTGTACTACAATGTTCATTTGAATTATCATCAATGGGAATTCGCGTTGATAGTAAATCACTTGATGAACAGTTAACGAAGACAGGTGAAGATTTCAAACGTAATTACGATTTCCATAAAGGAATTTTAGAAGACGTGCTCCCGCTTACAATTGGTGGTGGCATTGGACAATCAAGAATGTGCATGTACTTTTTACGTAAAGCGCATATCGGTGAGGTTCAAACTTCTGTATGGCCTGATGACATGCGTGAAGCGTGTAAGAAGGAAAACATTCATTTGTTTTAA
- a CDS encoding TetR/AcrR family transcriptional regulator, with the protein MSRRRLTQEQRKQETRQLLLESAFETFAKLGFYGASVDKIAEHAGFSKGAVYAHFHTKEDLFLAIVEQQMTSYVQDIRQVIEQQQSLASFIETMDEYSHLVRQKTKAWSMLSMEFLLYAMREESVCHKWSNMITEAVEQISKAIDSLLLKEGYKSTLSAKEITWSMLSLENGMSIFYNMNQQHIPLDLYKKTLQNMLLSSSQEN; encoded by the coding sequence ATGAGCCGCCGAAGATTAACACAGGAACAACGAAAACAAGAAACACGACAATTACTTTTAGAGTCCGCTTTTGAAACCTTCGCTAAACTAGGATTCTATGGAGCTTCTGTTGATAAAATTGCAGAACATGCTGGATTTAGTAAAGGTGCTGTTTATGCTCATTTTCATACAAAAGAAGATCTTTTTCTAGCTATTGTGGAACAACAAATGACTTCATATGTACAAGACATCCGTCAAGTAATAGAACAGCAGCAATCATTAGCAAGTTTTATCGAAACGATGGATGAGTATTCTCATTTAGTTAGACAGAAAACAAAAGCATGGAGCATGCTTAGCATGGAATTCCTTCTATATGCAATGCGCGAAGAATCCGTATGTCATAAATGGTCAAATATGATAACAGAAGCAGTAGAGCAAATTTCCAAAGCTATCGACAGTTTGCTACTAAAGGAAGGCTACAAATCTACTTTATCTGCAAAAGAAATAACATGGAGCATGCTTTCATTAGAAAATGGCATGTCCATATTTTATAATATGAATCAGCAACATATCCCTCTCGATTTATATAAAAAGACACTACAAAACATGCTTCTCTCCTCCAGTCAAGAAAATTAA
- the cyoE gene encoding heme o synthase, with protein MRREKELTNSKRQLSEILAQTVKTGIIKSNLVPMFAGLTLALYKYKISPSEKIPEIIFAFIGSILIIGAAGAFNNLYDRDIDSIMERTKNRPTVTGEISPKAVLWVGILMTISGLIFLALTTYLAALLGFLGLFLYVVPYTMWSKRRTIYNTEIGSVSGAMPPLIGWAAMYPDITHPAIIGLFIIMIIWQMPHFYAIAIRKHEEYKAANVPMLPVVKGIKRTYIQTNVYLIILIIISVLLGSLSIGLMLVSLLLSILWLALSIYGYKKMDSEKWAKSLFIFSLFHMTILFSTIIIYSLMGVFFGS; from the coding sequence ATGCGAAGGGAAAAAGAATTAACAAATTCGAAACGACAGTTATCGGAAATTTTAGCCCAAACTGTTAAGACTGGCATAATTAAATCGAATTTGGTCCCAATGTTTGCTGGATTGACATTGGCTTTATATAAATATAAGATTAGCCCATCTGAAAAAATTCCAGAGATTATATTTGCCTTCATCGGTTCAATCTTAATAATAGGTGCAGCGGGGGCTTTTAATAACTTGTATGATCGTGATATTGATTCTATCATGGAGAGAACAAAAAATAGACCGACTGTAACTGGAGAAATCAGTCCTAAAGCTGTATTATGGGTTGGAATATTGATGACGATCTCTGGTTTAATATTTCTTGCGCTTACTACATATTTAGCGGCATTATTAGGATTTTTAGGTTTATTTTTGTACGTTGTACCTTATACAATGTGGAGTAAAAGAAGAACGATTTATAATACAGAAATTGGAAGTGTTTCGGGCGCAATGCCGCCACTCATTGGCTGGGCCGCTATGTACCCAGATATCACACATCCAGCTATTATTGGTCTTTTTATTATCATGATTATTTGGCAAATGCCTCATTTCTATGCGATAGCGATTCGCAAACATGAGGAGTATAAGGCTGCAAATGTTCCAATGCTCCCAGTAGTAAAAGGGATTAAAAGAACATATATACAAACAAATGTGTATTTAATCATTTTAATTATAATTAGTGTTCTTTTAGGTTCGTTAAGTATTGGTCTTATGCTAGTATCACTTCTTTTAAGTATTTTATGGCTTGCCTTAAGTATTTATGGTTATAAAAAAATGGACTCAGAGAAATGGGCAAAGTCATTGTTTATTTTTTCGCTTTTCCATATGACGATTTTATTTTCCACAATTATTATTTACTCCCTTATGGGTGTTTTTTTCGGAAGCTGA